Genomic segment of Syntrophomonadaceae bacterium:
CTTGTAGCCAAAGTATTTAATGAAGCGGCCGAGATTTTGGAAACCGGCACATTAAGCAAACCAGTGCGCATAGGCCTTACCCTGCTGGGCAGCGAACATGGGATGGGGGAAATCCTCTCCGGCGCAGAACAGGCGCAAAAGTCCTACCCCGGCCTCAAGGTTGTGCTCTTTGGCCCAGAGGTGGCAACCGGTTTGGAGCGGATTCATGCCGATGACGAAAAAAAGCAGCATGAACAGATGGAAATAGCCTTGATCTCTGGGAGGATTGCGGCGGCAGTCACCATGCACTACAACTTTCCCATCGGTGTCGCCACGGTAGGCAAGGTGATCACACCAGGCCGGGGACGGGAGATGTTTATTGCCTCTACCACAGGCACATCGGCTACAAACCGTGTCGAGGCCATGATTAAAAACGCAATTTTTGGTATTGCTGCAGCCAAGGCTTCAGGAATAGCCAATCCCAGTTTGGGCATTCTCAACCTGGATGGGGCTCGCGCGGTTGAGCGCGGCCTTCAGCGGCTGGCCGCAGCAGGATACCCCATCAAATTCGCGGAGTCGATTCGTAAAGACGGCGGTTTTATCATGCGCGGCAATGACCTTTTGGCCGGTGTCCCGGATATTATGGTAACAGATACCCTGACCGGCAATGTGCTGATGAAGGTCTTTTCTGCCTTCACCAGTGGCGGTGACTACGAGAGCCTGGGCAGCGGCTACGGCCCGGGCCTGGGCGAGGGCTATGACAGGATTATCCTCATCCTCTCCCGCGCTTCCGGCGCGCCAGTGGTGGCAAAGGCCATCAAGTATGCGGCGGAAATGGCGCAAGGGAAGGTGATGCAAGTAGTGGCCCAGGAGTTTGCCGCTGCCAAAAAGGCAGGGCTGGAAAGTCTCTTTGCATGCGAGGAAAGGCCAGCGGCGCCAGGGCCGGAGGCCTTAATTTCACCCCCATCGGCCAAATTGGTGACCGAGGAGATCGCCGGCATCGACATTCTCGACCTGGAGCAAGCTGTGAGCAAAGTGTGGAAGGCTGGGATTTTTGCCACTACCGGTATGGGTTGCACCGGACCGATTATCCTTGTGGCCAAAGAGGACCGCGATCAGGCCCTAAACCTGCTAGTTCAGAGTGGGTATATTAAATCATGACCTATACACTTGCCCAGATTATATTTTCCTGCCGTTTATAACAGCAAATAACTGATTCCATCTTTA
This window contains:
- a CDS encoding glycine reductase → MAVKELVAKVFNEAAEILETGTLSKPVRIGLTLLGSEHGMGEILSGAEQAQKSYPGLKVVLFGPEVATGLERIHADDEKKQHEQMEIALISGRIAAAVTMHYNFPIGVATVGKVITPGRGREMFIASTTGTSATNRVEAMIKNAIFGIAAAKASGIANPSLGILNLDGARAVERGLQRLAAAGYPIKFAESIRKDGGFIMRGNDLLAGVPDIMVTDTLTGNVLMKVFSAFTSGGDYESLGSGYGPGLGEGYDRIILILSRASGAPVVAKAIKYAAEMAQGKVMQVVAQEFAAAKKAGLESLFACEERPAAPGPEALISPPSAKLVTEEIAGIDILDLEQAVSKVWKAGIFATTGMGCTGPIILVAKEDRDQALNLLVQSGYIKS